The Candidatus Methylomirabilota bacterium genome includes a region encoding these proteins:
- a CDS encoding Hsp20/alpha crystallin family protein — protein sequence MNRLFDNFFGRPSAVATAERVWLPLCDMYETKDDLHVTFELPGVREKEVSVAITGDVLTVKGERKWDRELKDENYHRLERVYGKFERAVPLPVPVQADKVKATYRDGVLEITLPKAEEAKPKEIKIDLL from the coding sequence ATGAACCGACTGTTCGACAACTTCTTCGGCCGGCCGTCCGCGGTAGCGACCGCGGAGCGGGTGTGGCTTCCGCTCTGCGACATGTACGAGACCAAGGACGATCTCCACGTGACCTTCGAGCTCCCCGGCGTTCGGGAGAAGGAGGTCAGCGTCGCGATCACGGGCGATGTCCTCACCGTGAAGGGCGAGCGCAAGTGGGACCGGGAACTGAAGGATGAGAACTATCACCGGCTGGAGCGTGTCTACGGCAAGTTCGAGCGCGCTGTCCCGCTGCCCGTGCCGGTGCAGGCAGACAAGGTGAAGGCCACCTACCGCGATGGGGTGCTGGAGATCACGCTCCCGAAGGCGGAAGAGGCGAAGCCCAAAGAGATCAAGATCGACCTGCTGTAG
- a CDS encoding DUF1844 domain-containing protein, with product MAERDFDQGFQVRDRRGRGEEPSPSAEERRPAPQEGRQVPEPQAPPRERQAAPEPQAPPRERTLMGLFMMLASFAVAALEGVPDPTTGQTERDPQQAAELVDTLILLREKTEGHRTAEETQMLEGLIYDLQLRYVRATTRS from the coding sequence ATGGCCGAGCGCGACTTCGACCAGGGCTTCCAGGTGAGGGACCGGCGCGGCCGGGGTGAGGAGCCATCGCCGTCGGCCGAAGAGCGCCGGCCGGCCCCCCAGGAGGGGCGGCAGGTCCCGGAACCTCAGGCTCCACCCCGGGAGCGGCAGGCGGCGCCGGAACCTCAGGCTCCACCCCGGGAGCGGACCCTGATGGGCCTCTTCATGATGCTCGCGAGCTTCGCGGTGGCTGCGCTGGAAGGGGTACCAGATCCCACCACGGGCCAGACCGAACGCGATCCCCAGCAAGCGGCGGAGCTCGTCGACACGCTCATCCTCCTGCGCGAGAAGACGGAGGGCCACCGGACCGCCGAGGAGACTCAGATGCTGGAGGGACTGATCTACGACCTCCAGCTCCGGTACGTACGGGCTACGACGCGGTCCTGA
- the mazG gene encoding nucleoside triphosphate pyrophosphohydrolase: MTESPSTLFERLVDIMARLRGPDGCPWDREQTRTSLKAYLIEEAYEVLEALETSDSAHLQEELGDLLFQVVFHCQIATERGEFTMTDVLRRLVAKMVSRHPHVFGDASVATPQEALAQWEALKQREAVAEGRRRSVIDGVPRALPALLRAQRVQTKAARVRFDWPDAPAAWEKVEEEVREAATAIAGRDQDRIAEELGDVFFSLVNVARLAGIDAEEALGRAIEKFRRRFTEMEVDLIARGKSMENVSQEELEHSWEAAKARERAGEREAPAPGKPES, from the coding sequence ATGACCGAGTCCCCCAGTACCCTCTTCGAACGTCTCGTCGACATCATGGCGCGCCTGCGTGGACCGGATGGCTGTCCGTGGGACCGCGAACAAACCCGAACCTCCTTGAAGGCGTACCTCATCGAGGAGGCCTACGAGGTCCTCGAAGCGCTGGAGACGAGCGACAGCGCGCACCTGCAGGAAGAGCTCGGCGACCTGCTGTTCCAGGTGGTGTTTCACTGCCAGATCGCGACGGAACGCGGCGAATTCACCATGACGGATGTGCTTCGCCGCCTCGTCGCCAAGATGGTGAGCCGCCACCCGCACGTGTTCGGTGACGCCTCGGTGGCCACGCCCCAGGAAGCGCTGGCGCAGTGGGAAGCGCTCAAGCAGCGCGAGGCTGTTGCGGAAGGCCGACGGCGGTCGGTGATCGACGGGGTCCCGCGGGCCCTGCCCGCCCTGCTCCGGGCCCAGCGCGTCCAGACAAAAGCGGCGCGCGTGCGCTTCGATTGGCCCGACGCGCCCGCCGCCTGGGAGAAGGTCGAGGAGGAGGTCCGGGAAGCCGCCACGGCGATCGCGGGCCGCGATCAGGACCGGATCGCGGAGGAGCTGGGCGATGTCTTCTTTTCGCTCGTGAACGTGGCCCGACTGGCGGGCATCGACGCGGAGGAGGCGCTGGGCCGAGCCATCGAAAAATTCCGCCGCCGCTTCACCGAGATGGAGGTCGACCTGATCGCTCGAGGCAAGTCCATGGAAAACGTATCCCAGGAAGAGCTCGAGCATTCGTGGGAGGCCGCGAAGGCCCGGGAGCGGGCGGGCGAGCGCGAGGCGCCGGCCCCAGGCAAGCCTGAGTCATGA
- a CDS encoding macro domain-containing protein, whose amino-acid sequence MKLKIGGASISIERGDITDREVDAIVNAANSTLAMGAGVAGAIKRKGGVIIEEEAMRQGPVEVGEAVLTTGGNLAATHVIHAAVMGPDLQTDAEKIGKTTRAVLAVADKHRITSLALPALGTGVGHVPPPISAEAMLKEVVGHLKGGHSSLKRVVFVLYQDDAHRAFSDTLKRLGGVQ is encoded by the coding sequence ATGAAGCTCAAGATCGGCGGCGCGAGCATCTCGATCGAACGCGGAGACATCACCGACCGGGAGGTCGATGCGATCGTCAACGCGGCCAACTCGACCCTGGCGATGGGTGCCGGCGTCGCCGGCGCCATCAAACGCAAGGGCGGCGTCATCATCGAAGAAGAGGCGATGCGGCAGGGGCCGGTGGAGGTAGGGGAAGCGGTGCTGACCACCGGCGGCAACCTGGCGGCGACGCACGTCATCCACGCGGCGGTCATGGGCCCCGATCTCCAGACCGACGCCGAGAAGATCGGGAAGACGACGCGGGCCGTGCTCGCCGTGGCCGACAAGCATCGGATCACGTCCCTGGCCCTGCCCGCGCTCGGCACGGGTGTGGGCCACGTTCCCCCGCCCATTTCCGCCGAGGCGATGCTCAAGGAGGTCGTGGGCCACCTCAAAGGCGGCCATAGTAGCCTCAAGCGCGTAGTCTTCGTGCTGTATCAGGACGACGCCCACCGAGCCTTTTCAGATACGTTGAAACGGCTGGGCGGAGTACAGTAA